A region from the Arthrobacter sp. zg-Y820 genome encodes:
- a CDS encoding ABC transporter ATP-binding protein, protein MTVVAATAKTSMNTANATQPTLSIRDLNKVFQRKGGGTVSAIANTSMEVARGEFLVLLGSSGCGKSTFLRTIAGLEHADSGVIDSHGEVWYSSADKIAIQPERRNISMIFQSYALWPHMTIFDNVAYPLTTERPKPSRSEIKERVMEVLALVGIEELAHQYPTQVSGGQQQRVALARALVRGSELVLFDEPLSNVDARVRDQLRAEIRSMQQRLGFTAIYVTHDQEEALAIADRIAVIDKGKVAQLGTPREVYLQPANVRVARFVGKLNEIGGVIISTTDEGALTVRTEIGDIVAGSAEDGLTVGDECVAVCRPDRMRFSSPNSDEVNLFDGTIKSSHFFGSFTDTHFSIGSRSFLHLEIGDKPLPIGERALMAVSPCDVRALKPMA, encoded by the coding sequence ATGACAGTCGTAGCGGCCACGGCCAAGACATCGATGAATACTGCGAACGCAACACAGCCCACTTTGAGCATTCGTGATCTCAACAAGGTCTTCCAACGCAAGGGCGGTGGGACTGTATCTGCGATCGCTAACACCTCGATGGAGGTGGCCCGTGGAGAGTTCCTCGTCCTGTTGGGTTCCAGTGGATGCGGCAAAAGTACGTTTCTACGCACAATCGCGGGCCTGGAGCATGCAGACAGCGGGGTTATCGACAGCCACGGGGAGGTGTGGTACTCCTCCGCTGACAAGATTGCGATTCAGCCGGAGCGCCGCAACATAAGCATGATCTTTCAGTCATACGCCTTGTGGCCCCACATGACCATCTTCGATAACGTCGCGTACCCCCTGACTACAGAACGCCCGAAGCCATCGCGTTCGGAGATAAAGGAGCGGGTCATGGAAGTTCTCGCTCTTGTCGGAATCGAAGAATTGGCGCATCAGTATCCAACGCAGGTAAGCGGTGGCCAGCAGCAGCGAGTGGCCTTAGCTCGCGCGCTTGTCCGCGGCTCTGAATTGGTCCTTTTCGACGAACCATTGTCCAATGTCGATGCACGCGTCCGAGACCAGCTCAGGGCGGAGATCCGCTCCATGCAGCAGCGGCTGGGCTTCACAGCGATCTACGTCACCCACGATCAAGAAGAAGCACTGGCTATCGCTGACCGAATCGCCGTCATTGACAAAGGCAAAGTTGCTCAACTCGGGACGCCCCGCGAGGTCTACTTACAGCCGGCGAACGTGCGGGTGGCCCGCTTTGTTGGGAAGCTCAACGAAATCGGGGGAGTCATCATCTCCACGACCGACGAGGGCGCTCTGACGGTCCGAACAGAAATAGGCGACATTGTCGCCGGGTCGGCCGAGGACGGCCTGACTGTCGGCGACGAGTGTGTTGCAGTCTGTCGCCCGGACCGCATGAGATTCAGCAGTCCAAACAGCGACGAGGTGAATCTCTTCGATGGGACCATCAAGAGCTCACACTTCTTCGGATCATTCACCGACACCCATTTTTCGATCGGCTCCCGTTCCTTCCTCCACCTCGAGATCGGTGACAAACCGCTGCCGATCGGCGAGAGAGCGCTGATGGCAGTCTCACCGTGTGATGTTCGAGCGCTCAAGCCGATGGCTTAA